Below is a genomic region from Streptomyces sp. NBC_00461.
ACGGCGGTATCAGCGAGTTCTGCGAGTACCTGGCCACCGACAAACCGGTGAACGACGTCCTCCGCTTCTCCGGCCAGGGCAGCTTCAAGGAGACCGTCCCGGTCCTGGACGACCACGGCCAGATGACGCCCACCGAGGTCACCCGCGAACTCGCCGTCGACGTCGCGATGCGCTGGGGCACCGGCTACGACACGAACCTGAAGTCGTTCGTCAACATCATCGCCACCCCCAAGGGGGGCACTCACGTCGCCGGCTTCGAGCAGGCGGTCGCCAAGACGATGAACGAGGTGCTGCGCGCGAAGAAGCTGCTGCGCGTCGCCGAGGACGACATCGTCAAGGACGACGCACTGGAGGGGCTCACGGCGGTTGTCACCGTCCGTCTCGCCGAGCCGCAGTTCGAGGGCCAGACCAAGGAGGTCCTCGGCACCTCGGCGGCCCGCCGCATCGTGAACACCGTGATCTCGAAGGAGCTCAAGGCGTTCCTGACGTCCACGAAGCGGGACGCGGCCGCCCAGGCGCGCGTGGTCATGGAGAAGGCGGTCGCCGCGGCCCGCACGCGTATCGCGGCGCGTCAGCACAAGGACGCACAGCGCCGGAAGACGGCTCTGGAGTCCTCGTCACTGCCGGCCAAGCTCGCGGACTGCCGCAGTGACGACGTGGACCGCAGCGAGCTGTTCATCGTCGAGGGAGACTCCGCGCTCGGCACGGCCAAACTGGCCCGGAACTCCGAGTTCCAGGCGTTGCTGCCGATCCGCGGCAAGATCCTCAACGTCCAGAAGTCGTCCGTGACCGACATGCTCAAGAACGTCGAGTGCGGCGCGATCATCCAGGTCATAGGAGCGGGTTCCGGGCGAACGTTCGACATTGACGCGGCCCGCTACGGCAAGATCATCATGATGACCGACGCCGACGTGGACGGCTCGCACATCCGGACCCTGCTGCTGACCCTGTTCCACCGCTACATGCGGCCCATGGTCGAGGCGGGCCGGGTGTTCGCCGCGGTGCCGCCGCTGCACCGCATCGAGATCGTCCAGCCGAAGAAGGGGCAGGACAAGTACGTCTACACGTACTCGGACCGTGAGCTGCGCGACAAGCTGCTCGAGTTCCAGAGCAAGGGCGTCCGGTACAAGGACTCCATCCAGCGCTACAAGGGTCTCGGTGAGATGGACGCCGACCAGCTGGCCGAGACGACGATGGACCCGCGCCACCGCACTCTGCGCCGGATCAACCTGTCCGACCTGGACTCCGCCGAGCAGGTCTTCGATCTGTTGATGGGCAACGACGTGGCACCGCGCAAGGAGTTCATCTCCAGCTCGGCGGCGACGCTGGACCGGTCGCGCATCGACGCGTAGCCGCTGCGCTCGGCCTGGCGGGGGCTGGGCGGGGCGGGGATAGCGGGCTGGGCCTGGGGGCGGAGATCGGCTGGCTCGGCCCCGAGATGCAGCGCTCGCTCGATGGGCCCTGGCTCGGGCGGCCGGCGTTGATTGGGTCAGGTGTCCGGCCAGGGCTTTGGGGTCTTATGCCGCGCCCCGGCTTGGGGCGAGGGGCCGGCGGCCTGGGCTGGCCTTGTCCCGGGCTGGGCGCTGAGCGCTGACCTCGGCAGAAGGATTGCCGGGTGCCGGGTGAGGGGCAGGTTGGCAGCCAGGGCCAGGGCAGGGCCAGTGCCGGGGCCGGGGCCGGGGCAGGGACCGGGCCAGCGGGTGGGCTCCACCCGTGGGTGGATGCCTCGGCGGGGTGCGGATCCACCCACGATCCACCCCAGCTCCGATCTGCTGACCTGCGAATCTCCGTAGCGTCGAAGGCGTCGACAGCACTCGCTGTCGATCCCTTTCCTCGCTCACGGAGGCTCTGATGTCCGGGCTTGTCAACGGGCTCGCGATCGCGGCCGTCGTCGTCCTGGTGGTCGTACGGCAGTTCCGGGCCCAGCAGATCGGCACCGGCCGACGCTGGTGGCTCCTGCCCGCGATCCTTGCGGTCGTGGCGCTGCGCGAGCCCGGCATCGTCGACGCCCACCACCGCGTCGAGTCGATCGCCCTGCTCGGCATCGAACTGCTCATCGGTCTTGCCACAGGGGCCGCTTGGGCCTGGACGACCCGAATATGGGCCGAGCCGGACGGCACCGTGTGGAGCAAGAGCACCAAGGCGAGCGTGACCGTCTGGATCGTCGGCATCGCCCTGCGCGCCGGCCTCTTCGCTCTGGGCGCCGCCGTCGGCGTGCACCAGGACAGCTCCGCCCTGCTCATCGCCCTCGCGGCCACCCTCCTGGTCCGCTCCGGCATCCTGGTCTGGCGGGCCCAGTCGACCGCTCCCGCGGTGGGTGCGACCACGGCGTACGGTGACCACATGGCCCGCCCTGCGCGGAAGGAGCCTGTGTGACGCGGAGCGCGTGGATGCGCTGGCCCTCGCGGGAGGCACTCGGCCGGGAGGGACTCACCCGGCCCCGGCGCCTGCTCGCCCGGGCCGTACGGCTACTGGTCCTCGGCATGCTGCTCTGGGGAGTCTTCAGCAGCGATCATGTGCACGGCTGGAAGGCGGTCGTGGGCGGCGGAGTGGTGCTCGTGGCGGCATTCCTTGCCTGGGCCTTCTTCCGCTGCACGTTTCGGCACCGGCTGTGGCCCTCCCTGGGGTCGCTCGCACTGTTGCAGGGCATCGCGATGCTGGCCCAGTCCTCGGACTTCCGGGTTCCTGCACTCGTCATGTGGTGCGGGTGCGCGGTCGCCTCGCTGGAGCGGCTGCCCTTGGCGGCCGGTCTGCCCGCCGCCGGGGTGGCACTCGGCCTGTACGGGGTTGTCAACAACGACAACCTGCTGACGACAGCCGTCACCGGTGTCGGTCTCGCCCTCGCGGGCTACACCGTGCGCCTCGACGCCGAGGCGCGGGGAAACGCTCAGCGGTTGCTCACCCAGGAGAGGGCCGCCCGGGCCGCCGAAGCGGAGTCGGCGGCGCTCGCGGAGCGGGCCCGGATCGCGCGGGAGATCCACGACGTACTGGCACACAGCCTCTCGGCGCAGCTCGTGCACCTGGAGGCGGCCCGGCTGCTGATCGAGCGGGGCGTCGACCGGGAGCAGATCCTGGAGCGTGTGGTGGCGGCGCGGGGCATGGCTCGCGCCGGTCTCGACGAGACGCGGCACGCCCTGTCCGCGCTGCGCGGCGAGCTCACTCCGCTGGAGGACTTCCTCGCGCAGCTCGTCGGTGCGACGGCCGGAGCCGAGATCACCATTACGGGTGAGCGCACGCAGCTGCCGGCCGAGGCGTCGCAGGCCGTACGCAGGGTCGCTCAGGAAGCCCTGACGAACGTCCGCAAGCATGCGCCCGGGGCCAAGGTGCAACTGAGGCTGGACTACAGCGACCAGCAAGTGACGCTGGACGTACGGGACTCCGGAGGCCCACCGGGCGAACTCGCCGGGGCAGGCGGCGGGTACGGTCTGCTGGGCATGCGCGAGCGCGCCGAGCTGCTGGGCGGCTCGCTGGAAGCCGGGCCGGACGAGGAGGGGTTCGTGGTGACGCTGAAGGTGCCCGTATGACGGAAGGGGCGGAGACGCGGCCCGCGCGCGTGGTCGTCGCGGACGACCAGACCGTCGTGCGTGAGGGCATCGTGATGCTGCTGGGCCTGCTGCCCGGGATCGAGGTGGTCGGCGCCGCGGGCGACGGGGACGAGGCGGTGCAGCTTGTCGCCGAGCTCGCCCCGGACGTGGTGCTGATGGACCTGCGTATGCCCCGCTGTGACGGTGTGGAGGCGACCCGGCGCATTCGTGCCGAGCACCCCGGGACGCAAGTCGTGGTGCTCACGACGTACGCGGACGACGAGTCCTTGTTCCCGGCGTTGCGGGCGGGGGCACGGGGTTATCTCACCAAGGACGCGGGAGGGGACGAGATCGTACGGGCCGTGCAGAGTGTGCTGTCCGGGGACGCGGGGCTGTCGCCCAGCATCCAACGGCGGTTGCTGGAGCGGCTGTCCGATCCGGAGCCGCCGCCGGCGACCATCATGGAGGCGCCGGACGGGCTCACAGCACGGGAGACGGAGGTGCTGCTGCTGATCGCCGAAGGCCTCAGTAACCAGGAAATCGCCCGGAAGCTGCATGTCTCCACCGCGACCGTGAAGACCCACATCAACAACCTCTTCGCCAAGACCGGGCTCAAGGATCGCGCCCAGGCGGTGCGTTACGCGTATGCGAAGGGGCTTGCGCGGCCGCCGGTGGGGTGAGTCACCTGATGGGGTGAAGAGCGAGGAGAAGAAGAGTCAGGGATCTTCCCGTTCTGTCCATCCTTGGGCATGCAGTCAAGCAATGGCCGTCCTCGCGGAGGCGGGGGTGGCGGCGATGGTTCGGCCGAGCACCGCGAGGACCACGAGACGTCCTTCGCCGAGGCGCCCGGGGGCGTGAGATACGACGACCCGTGGTACGACGCACTTGCCTCCGGATGGGGCGAGTTGGACGGCCTCGGCGGACAGGTGCCGGTGCCCGAGGCCGGTTCTGAGCGGCGGGCGGGCGAAGACGGGGCAGCCGTTGCGGCCGAGGTCTATCTCGAGGTGCAGCGCAGCGCGGCGTTCCAGGAAGTGCGCAGCCGGTACCGCAGGTTCGTGGTGCCGGGAGTCATCGTCTTCTTCGTCTGGTATCTGGGGTACGTGGTGACCGCCACCAGCGCACCCGGGTTGATGGCGCATCCCGTGGCGGGCGCCGTGAACGTGGCGATGCTCGCGGGGCTCGGGCAGTTCCTCACGACGTTCCTGTTCGCATGGGCATACGCCCGGCATGCGCGGCTGCGCAGGGACCGGGCCGCGCTCGAACTGCGCTGGGACACCCAGGAACTGACACGGGGCGTACGAGGTGGTGCGCTGTGACGGGCAACCACCAGACGCTGGCGCTGTTTCTGTTCAGCGCGTTCGTCGCCGTCACTCTGGCGATCACGACATGGGTGAGCCGCAACCGGCGTGGCTCGGCGGAGGAGTTCTATGCGGGCGGGCGCCTCTTCTCGCCCATGGAGAATGGTTTTGCCATCGCGGGCGACTACATGTCGGCCGCGTCCTTCCTCGGTGTCACCGGGCTCATCGCGCTCTTCGGATACGACGGGCTGCTGTATGTGGTCGGCTTCCTCGTCGCCTGGCTGCTGGTGCTCTTCCTCGTCGCCGAACTGGTGCGCAACTGCGGGCGGTTCACGCTGGCCGACGTGGTCGCGGCGCGGATGAGCGAGAGACCCGTTCGGATCGCGGCGGGAACTTCCTCGGTCACCGTGTCCGTTCTCTATCTGGTAGCGCAGATGGTGGGCGCGGGGAGCCTGGTCGCACTGCTGCTCGGGGGGACGAGCGGAGCCGCGCGAGCCTGGACCGTCATCGGCGTCGGCGCGCTCATGGTGATCTATGTGTCGTTGGGAGGGATGCGGGCCACCACCTGGATCCAGATCGTCAAGGCGGTTCTCCTGCTCGCCGGTACGGTGGCGCTGACCGTGCTCGTCCTGCTCCGGTTCCACGGCGACTTCGACCAACTGCTGCTGACGGCGGCCGAGCGCAGTGGTCACGGCGACGCGTTCCTGGCACCGGGACTCAAGTACGGCGGAGGCTGGACCGCCCGCTTCGACTTCATCAGCCTCGGGCTCGCCCTGGTGCTGGGCACGGCGGGGCTGCCGCACATCCTGTCCCGTTTCTACACGGTGCCCACGGCCCGGGCCGCCCGCCGCTCGGTGCTCTGGTCGATCGGGCTCATCGGCGGCTTCTACCTGATGACGATCGTCCTCGGCTTCGGCGCGGCCGCGATCGTGGGGCCGGAGGCGGTACGCGGGTCGAGCGCGGCCGGGAACACGGCGGTTCCGCTCCTGGCGCTCAACCTGGGCGGCGGAGCCGGTTCCACAGGAGGAACGGTTCTCTTTGCGATCGTCGCCGCCGTGGCCTTCGCCACCATCCTCGCGGTGGTCGCCGGAATCACACTCGCCTCCTCGGCGTCCGTGGCCCACGACCTGTATGCGTCGCTGCGGCGCCGCCACGCCAAGCCGCGCAGCGAGGTGGCCGTGGCGCGGATCGCCTCGGTCGGGATCGGCGTGGTCGCGATCGCCCTCGGCCTGCTGGCCCGTGACCTGAACGTCGCCTTCCTGGTGGGCCTCGCCTTTGCAGTCGCCGCGTCCGCGAATCTCCCGGTCCTGCTGTACTCGCTGTTCTGGCGCAACTTCACCACCCGCGGCGCCGTGTGGGCGGTTTACGGCGGGCTGATCCCCGCCTTGGGTCTTGTCATGTTGTCGCCGGTGGTCTCGGGCGGTCCGGAATCGCTGTTCCCGGGCGTCGACTTCCAGTACTTCCCGCTTCAGAACCCCGGCCTCGTGTCGATCCCGATGGGCTTCCTCGCCGGCTGGCTCGGTACGGTCACCTCCGCCGAGATCCCGGACGAGGCCAAGCACGCGGAGACCGAGGTGCGGGCGCTGACTGGAGCGGGAGCGGTGTAGGGACTGCCGCCCCCGTCGTCGTACGGCACAACGGGCTGCTGGTCGAGCGGCGGGGTGGCCCAAGTGGCTTCGGGTTACGGGGCCACCCATGCGTAGAGGTGTTCCGGGCGGCCTGTGTCGCCGTATTTCAGCGTGAGGCGGAGGCGGCCGGTCTGTTCGAGGTTGCGGAGGTAGCGCTGGGCGGTGGAGCGGCTCAGGCCGGTCTCGATGGCGACCTCGTGGGCGGAGAGCGGGTGGTCTGCGTGGTGCAGTACGCGGCATATGAGGTCGCTCGTCGGCTCCGACTGGCCGCTGGGCAGGCCCGGTGACGACGTGGCCGGGGCGGTGCGCAGCGCGCCGAAGATCCGGTCCACTTGGTCCTGGCCGGCGATGCCGCGGCCGCCGACCCGATCGACGGTGCGGCGCAGGGCGGCGTACGAGTCGAGGCGGGTGCGCAGGGCGGCGAAGGTGAACGGCTTGACCAGATAGTGCAGCGCTCCGAGGCGCATCGCGGCCTGCACGGTTGTCACGTCGCTGGCCGCGGTGATCATGATGACGTCCGTGCCGTGCCCCTGCTCCCGCATGCGGTGGACGAGATCGAGGCCCGTCTGGTCGGGCAGGTAGTGGTCGAGCAGGACCAGGTCGATGGACCCGCGCTGCACACTGGCCAGAGCCTGGGCAGCGCTGTGTGCGCGGGCGGCGACCCGGAAACCGGGAACCTTTCCCACGTACTTGGCGTTTATCTCGGCGACGCGGAAGTCGTCGTCCACGACCAGGACGTCAATCATCGGGCCTCTTTCTGTCAAGGCCAGGCGGGCCTCAGGCCCGTGTTCGGCTCCGCAGTTGTAGCGCGAGCAAAACGAGCACAACAGGCTGTTGCAAGCAAAAGAACGGCATGCGCTCACAAGGCTGCTGCCGTGCCCCTTGCCACACCTACCGTCCCCGGCCATGAGCGCAGACACCAGCCCCGCCATTCAGCTCCGGGGCGCGAGCAAGATCTTCAGGACCCCGTCGGGGGGTCTGCACACGGCCGTGAGGGAGCTGGACCTCACGGTCGGGCGCGGCGAGTTCGTCGCGGTCGTCGGCCCTACGGGCTGCGGTAAGTCGACCACGTTGACCCTGGTCAGCGGGTTGGAGGAACCCACCGAGGGTGAGGTCCTGGTCGCCGGTGAGCCGGTGAACGGCGTCGGCGACAAGGTCGGTTTCGTCTTCCAGCAGGACGCCACCTTCCCCTGGCGAACCGTCCTGTCCAACGTCATGGCGGGCCCGCGCTTCCGTGGCGTGCCCAAGGCGGAGGCGAAGCAGAAGGCGCGCGAATGGCTGGCCCGGGTCGGCCTCTCGGCCTTCGAGGACCGCTACCCGCACCAGCTCTCCGGCGGTCAGCGCAAGCGCGTCGCGCTCGCCGCGACCTTCGTCAACGACCCCGAGATCCTGCTCATGGACGAGCCCTTCTCGGCGCTCGACGTGCAGACCAGGGCGTTGATGTCGGACGAACTGCTGGAGCTGTGGGCCGGCACGGGCGCCTCCGTCGTGTTCGTCACGCACGACCTGGAGGAGTCGATCGCGCTGGCCGACAAGGTCGTCGTGATGACGGCCGGCCCCGCCACCGTCAAGCAGGTCTTCGACATCGACCTGCCCCGGCCGCGCAAGGTCGAGTCCGTGCGCCTGGAGGCGCGGTTCATCGAGATCTACCGCGAGATCTGGGAGTCCCTCGGCGAAGAGGTCCGGATCACCCGTGAGAGGGGTGCCGCCCATGTCGCCTGACGTCATGCCCGAGGCCCAGGTCGCGCCGGACGTGACCGAGCCAGGCAA
It encodes:
- a CDS encoding DNA gyrase/topoisomerase IV subunit B; amino-acid sequence: MTAETSVPSTALLAGADRDGSNYTARHLLVLEGLEAVRKRPGMYIGSTDSRGLMHCLWEIIDNSVDEALGSYCDHIEVILHDDGSVEVRDNGRGIPVDVEPKTGLSGVEVVMTKLHAGGKFGGGSYAASGGLHGVGASVVNALSARLDVEVDRGGHTHAISFRRGVPGAFAASGPDAKFETGGLRKTKRIPKTRSGTRVRYWADRQIFLKDAKLSLENLHQRARQTAFLVPGLTIVVRDELGLGEGGSKGEESFRFDGGISEFCEYLATDKPVNDVLRFSGQGSFKETVPVLDDHGQMTPTEVTRELAVDVAMRWGTGYDTNLKSFVNIIATPKGGTHVAGFEQAVAKTMNEVLRAKKLLRVAEDDIVKDDALEGLTAVVTVRLAEPQFEGQTKEVLGTSAARRIVNTVISKELKAFLTSTKRDAAAQARVVMEKAVAAARTRIAARQHKDAQRRKTALESSSLPAKLADCRSDDVDRSELFIVEGDSALGTAKLARNSEFQALLPIRGKILNVQKSSVTDMLKNVECGAIIQVIGAGSGRTFDIDAARYGKIIMMTDADVDGSHIRTLLLTLFHRYMRPMVEAGRVFAAVPPLHRIEIVQPKKGQDKYVYTYSDRELRDKLLEFQSKGVRYKDSIQRYKGLGEMDADQLAETTMDPRHRTLRRINLSDLDSAEQVFDLLMGNDVAPRKEFISSSAATLDRSRIDA
- a CDS encoding DUF1453 domain-containing protein, whose product is MSGLVNGLAIAAVVVLVVVRQFRAQQIGTGRRWWLLPAILAVVALREPGIVDAHHRVESIALLGIELLIGLATGAAWAWTTRIWAEPDGTVWSKSTKASVTVWIVGIALRAGLFALGAAVGVHQDSSALLIALAATLLVRSGILVWRAQSTAPAVGATTAYGDHMARPARKEPV
- a CDS encoding sensor histidine kinase, yielding MTRSAWMRWPSREALGREGLTRPRRLLARAVRLLVLGMLLWGVFSSDHVHGWKAVVGGGVVLVAAFLAWAFFRCTFRHRLWPSLGSLALLQGIAMLAQSSDFRVPALVMWCGCAVASLERLPLAAGLPAAGVALGLYGVVNNDNLLTTAVTGVGLALAGYTVRLDAEARGNAQRLLTQERAARAAEAESAALAERARIAREIHDVLAHSLSAQLVHLEAARLLIERGVDREQILERVVAARGMARAGLDETRHALSALRGELTPLEDFLAQLVGATAGAEITITGERTQLPAEASQAVRRVAQEALTNVRKHAPGAKVQLRLDYSDQQVTLDVRDSGGPPGELAGAGGGYGLLGMRERAELLGGSLEAGPDEEGFVVTLKVPV
- a CDS encoding response regulator transcription factor, with protein sequence MTEGAETRPARVVVADDQTVVREGIVMLLGLLPGIEVVGAAGDGDEAVQLVAELAPDVVLMDLRMPRCDGVEATRRIRAEHPGTQVVVLTTYADDESLFPALRAGARGYLTKDAGGDEIVRAVQSVLSGDAGLSPSIQRRLLERLSDPEPPPATIMEAPDGLTARETEVLLLIAEGLSNQEIARKLHVSTATVKTHINNLFAKTGLKDRAQAVRYAYAKGLARPPVG
- a CDS encoding DUF485 domain-containing protein → MQSSNGRPRGGGGGGDGSAEHREDHETSFAEAPGGVRYDDPWYDALASGWGELDGLGGQVPVPEAGSERRAGEDGAAVAAEVYLEVQRSAAFQEVRSRYRRFVVPGVIVFFVWYLGYVVTATSAPGLMAHPVAGAVNVAMLAGLGQFLTTFLFAWAYARHARLRRDRAALELRWDTQELTRGVRGGAL
- a CDS encoding solute symporter family protein, whose product is MTGNHQTLALFLFSAFVAVTLAITTWVSRNRRGSAEEFYAGGRLFSPMENGFAIAGDYMSAASFLGVTGLIALFGYDGLLYVVGFLVAWLLVLFLVAELVRNCGRFTLADVVAARMSERPVRIAAGTSSVTVSVLYLVAQMVGAGSLVALLLGGTSGAARAWTVIGVGALMVIYVSLGGMRATTWIQIVKAVLLLAGTVALTVLVLLRFHGDFDQLLLTAAERSGHGDAFLAPGLKYGGGWTARFDFISLGLALVLGTAGLPHILSRFYTVPTARAARRSVLWSIGLIGGFYLMTIVLGFGAAAIVGPEAVRGSSAAGNTAVPLLALNLGGGAGSTGGTVLFAIVAAVAFATILAVVAGITLASSASVAHDLYASLRRRHAKPRSEVAVARIASVGIGVVAIALGLLARDLNVAFLVGLAFAVAASANLPVLLYSLFWRNFTTRGAVWAVYGGLIPALGLVMLSPVVSGGPESLFPGVDFQYFPLQNPGLVSIPMGFLAGWLGTVTSAEIPDEAKHAETEVRALTGAGAV
- a CDS encoding response regulator, which translates into the protein MIDVLVVDDDFRVAEINAKYVGKVPGFRVAARAHSAAQALASVQRGSIDLVLLDHYLPDQTGLDLVHRMREQGHGTDVIMITAASDVTTVQAAMRLGALHYLVKPFTFAALRTRLDSYAALRRTVDRVGGRGIAGQDQVDRIFGALRTAPATSSPGLPSGQSEPTSDLICRVLHHADHPLSAHEVAIETGLSRSTAQRYLRNLEQTGRLRLTLKYGDTGRPEHLYAWVAP
- a CDS encoding ABC transporter ATP-binding protein, which translates into the protein MSADTSPAIQLRGASKIFRTPSGGLHTAVRELDLTVGRGEFVAVVGPTGCGKSTTLTLVSGLEEPTEGEVLVAGEPVNGVGDKVGFVFQQDATFPWRTVLSNVMAGPRFRGVPKAEAKQKAREWLARVGLSAFEDRYPHQLSGGQRKRVALAATFVNDPEILLMDEPFSALDVQTRALMSDELLELWAGTGASVVFVTHDLEESIALADKVVVMTAGPATVKQVFDIDLPRPRKVESVRLEARFIEIYREIWESLGEEVRITRERGAAHVA